The following proteins are encoded in a genomic region of Oreochromis aureus strain Israel breed Guangdong linkage group 8, ZZ_aureus, whole genome shotgun sequence:
- the LOC116317819 gene encoding carbonic anhydrase 12-like, which produces MKWFVLAAFTVCIFVPTDSCEPGPRGWCYHQNICNVDEPNWPKSYPNCNGTRQSPINIVSESAKPNDNLTEIHFENYDNTSKMISIENTGETVRVNLTKGVNITIGNLSDVYETLQFHFHWGNGSSVPGSEHTVDGKRYPMELHIVNTKEMYNRCIADASKDPTGIAALGFFIEVMSDNSTGQPESWRNLTSYLANITEKGNNVSFSSIAAGFSLKDLLGNVSLSKYYRYLGSLTTPNCNEAVVWTVFKEPIKVSKDLIDLFSTTVRVENNTSQLITNVYRRVQNQTDRIVWTQRSNGSASTTCFSLGLLLLSLALGSSWS; this is translated from the exons ATGAAGTGGTTTGTACTAGCTGCCTTTACTGTGTGCATCTTTGTGCCCACTGATTCCTGTGAACCGGGACCACGTG GCTGGTGTTATCACCAGAATATATGCA ATGTAGATGAGCCCAACTGGCCAAAAAGTTACCCCAACTGCAACGGAACTCGACAGTCACCCATTAACATCGTCTCAGAATCTGCCAAACCGAACGACAACCTGACTGAAATTCATTTTGAAAATTATGATAACACCTCCAAGATGATATCCATAGAAAATACTGGGGAAACAG TCAGAGTTAACCTTACGAAAGGAGTTAATATTACAATAGGGAACCTGTCCGATGTATACGAAACCCTACAATTCCACTTCCACTGGGGCAACGGCTCCTCTGTCCCCGGCTCAGAGCACACAGTGGATGGAAAGCGCTATCCTATGGAG CTGCATATTGTGAACACCAAGGAAATGTACAATCGGTGTATAGCTGATGCCAGTAAAGATCCCACCGGAATTGCAGCACTTGGTTTCTTCATTGAG GTAATGTCAGACAACTCAACTGGTCAGCCGGAAAGCTGGCGCAATTTGACCTCTTACTTGGCCAACATCACAGAAAAAG GCAACAACGTTTCGTTTAGTTCGATTGCAGCCGGGTTTTCCCTGAAAGACCTGCTTGGCAATGTGTCTCTCTCTAAGTATTACCGCTACCTTGGATCTTTGACGACCCCCAATTGTAATGAGGCGGTGGTCTGGACCGTTTTTAAGGAACCGattaaagtcagcaaagatctG ATTGACCTCTTCAGCACCACAGTTCGTGTCGAAAACAACACATCACAACTCATTACAAATGTCTACAGACGCGTACAAAATCAAACAGATAGAATAGTCTGGACTCAGAGGAGCAACGGTTCTGCCTCCACAACCTGCTTCTCCCTGGGTCTGCTGCTCCTCAGTCTTGCACTGGGCTCGAGTTGGagctaa